The Herbiconiux sp. SALV-R1 genome includes a region encoding these proteins:
- a CDS encoding sugar phosphate isomerase/epimerase, whose protein sequence is MIIAGHTLGTPGRDLPEALRLFKNAGLDAAEVIYQDDYSAAITPSDPRAPRAAAAIADAEGMPIIALTPYTTSINSLDQTSWHAGIDEFKRCIAAAHEVGATRVRVYAGAWHPGDADHSAHWDRLAAALRQLSADAAQAGVVLCVENHFGTMTQTASDTARLVREVDSPAVRVLYDQANLTFTHDEDWTDAFAMQGDLIGHVHVKDLVFKDPTAPFRASDTARVKPEERAIRSRVVGTGVLPWPDVIGELVQRGYDGALTLEYEYRWHPQDLPEPEIGFTESARALRAILEAKVPAHER, encoded by the coding sequence ATGATCATCGCCGGACACACACTCGGAACACCAGGCCGCGACCTCCCAGAGGCGTTGCGCCTGTTCAAGAACGCGGGCCTGGATGCCGCCGAGGTCATCTATCAAGACGACTACTCAGCGGCGATCACCCCGTCGGACCCTCGCGCCCCACGCGCTGCCGCAGCGATCGCCGACGCCGAGGGCATGCCGATCATCGCACTGACCCCCTACACCACCTCCATCAACAGCCTCGATCAGACCAGCTGGCACGCAGGCATCGACGAGTTCAAACGATGCATCGCCGCCGCACACGAGGTCGGCGCCACTCGGGTGCGTGTGTACGCGGGCGCCTGGCACCCGGGCGACGCCGACCACTCGGCCCACTGGGACCGTCTCGCAGCCGCACTCCGTCAGCTCTCCGCCGATGCCGCTCAAGCGGGCGTCGTGCTCTGTGTCGAGAACCACTTCGGCACGATGACCCAGACCGCGAGCGACACGGCGCGCCTCGTGCGGGAAGTCGACTCGCCCGCCGTGCGTGTGCTCTACGACCAGGCCAACCTGACCTTCACCCACGACGAGGACTGGACGGATGCCTTCGCGATGCAGGGCGATCTGATCGGCCACGTCCACGTGAAGGACCTGGTGTTCAAAGACCCGACCGCGCCGTTCCGGGCGTCCGACACAGCACGCGTGAAGCCTGAGGAACGAGCCATCCGCTCCCGGGTGGTGGGAACCGGTGTCCTCCCCTGGCCCGACGTCATCGGGGAACTCGTGCAGCGCGGCTACGACGGCGCACTCACCCTCGAATACGAGTACCGGTGGCACCCACAGGACCTCCCCGAACCGGAGATCGGGTTCACCGAGTCGGCCCGCGCCCTCCGCGCCATTCTCGAGGCAAAGGTTCCGGCTCATGAACGCTGA
- a CDS encoding VOC family protein: MPGLRYVDHAAYTVPDLNDAVAFFVEVLGAEELYRSRRGPDSSFMPTNFDVPADAVLELSMLRLPPNLNIELFEWSTSDQRTEHPRHSDRGGHHLCFVVDDVDDALQHLTTVPGVRILGERKQVAGDSPSVAGNRWCYFLSPWGLLMELVDRSRVADPPHLVGPTDWDHHHAQKSESST, translated from the coding sequence ATGCCCGGGTTGCGCTACGTCGATCACGCCGCCTACACGGTTCCCGACCTGAACGACGCTGTGGCATTCTTCGTCGAGGTCCTGGGCGCCGAAGAGCTGTACCGGTCACGGCGCGGCCCCGACTCCTCATTCATGCCCACCAACTTCGACGTTCCGGCCGACGCCGTGCTCGAGCTGTCGATGCTCCGTCTGCCGCCGAACCTCAACATTGAGCTGTTCGAGTGGTCTACGAGCGACCAGAGAACCGAGCATCCCCGGCACAGCGACCGTGGCGGTCACCATCTCTGCTTCGTGGTCGACGACGTCGACGACGCCCTCCAGCATCTGACCACGGTTCCCGGAGTGCGGATCCTCGGCGAGAGGAAGCAGGTCGCCGGTGACAGCCCCTCTGTGGCAGGCAATCGATGGTGCTACTTCCTCAGCCCGTGGGGACTGCTGATGGAACTCGTCGACCGCTCACGAGTGGCCGACCCCCCTCACCTGGTAGGGCCCACGGACTGGGACCACCATCACGCACAGAAAAGTGAAAGCTCGACATGA
- a CDS encoding LacI family DNA-binding transcriptional regulator, which translates to MQSKGELMSIPSIDEVAAAAGVHKSTVSRAFSRPEAVKKQTREHVLAVAASMGYSMSPLAQALRTKTSTLVPLIVPDITNPFFAELAKAMTAAAGERGYQLILCVTGDDAGATAGYLQAMQSMYAPFAVIAPFTRVDPADFEAYGFGSKLVVIDRIESEHQVPTVTVDSGTGIRLAFDHLVGLGHDSIAYVSGIVGTHTATDRREAYLELAAEHGMDPIEFGDGIGAEAGERAAIAIEAMPTRPTAVIAANDLVAFGLISALGERGIRVPEHISVVGFDGLPLGARSNPPLTSVQQPITEMGRIAIELAEQAVATDDIQHVVLEPTLLVRSSTGPAR; encoded by the coding sequence ATGCAGAGCAAGGGGGAGCTAATGTCGATACCCAGCATTGACGAAGTGGCCGCCGCAGCCGGCGTGCACAAATCGACCGTGTCTCGAGCGTTCTCCCGCCCGGAGGCGGTGAAGAAGCAGACCCGCGAGCATGTGCTGGCCGTCGCTGCGTCGATGGGCTACTCGATGTCTCCGCTGGCGCAGGCGCTCCGCACCAAGACCAGCACACTCGTGCCGCTGATCGTTCCCGACATCACCAACCCGTTCTTCGCGGAGTTGGCCAAAGCAATGACGGCCGCTGCCGGCGAACGCGGCTACCAGTTGATCCTCTGCGTGACCGGAGACGACGCGGGCGCCACGGCGGGCTACCTGCAGGCAATGCAGTCGATGTACGCACCCTTCGCGGTGATCGCACCGTTCACCCGCGTCGACCCCGCCGATTTCGAGGCCTACGGCTTCGGCAGCAAACTCGTCGTCATCGACCGGATCGAGTCGGAGCACCAGGTGCCCACCGTGACGGTCGACAGCGGCACCGGGATCCGGCTCGCCTTCGATCACCTCGTCGGCCTGGGCCACGACTCCATCGCCTACGTGTCCGGCATCGTCGGCACGCACACCGCCACGGACCGGCGGGAGGCCTACCTCGAGCTGGCCGCCGAACACGGGATGGATCCCATCGAGTTCGGCGACGGGATCGGCGCGGAGGCGGGCGAACGCGCGGCGATCGCGATCGAGGCCATGCCGACGCGTCCGACCGCGGTGATCGCCGCCAACGACCTCGTCGCCTTCGGTCTCATCAGCGCTCTCGGCGAGCGCGGAATCCGGGTACCCGAGCACATCTCGGTGGTGGGCTTCGACGGGCTCCCGCTCGGTGCGCGAAGCAATCCACCGCTGACCTCGGTGCAGCAACCGATCACGGAGATGGGGCGCATCGCCATCGAGCTGGCCGAACAGGCCGTCGCCACCGACGACATCCAGCACGTCGTTCTCGAACCGACCCTGCTCGTCCGATCTTCGACGGGGCCGGCTCGATGA
- a CDS encoding Gfo/Idh/MocA family protein: MTRPKTVIVSPTHWHVPLYADRIAARCEVVGVSDPDTAGATPFAELWDAPLHSDWRQLLCEHQDAELAYVFAAHDTMREVCLALIELQIPFVVEKPAGISLHQLSEIRQAAEAAEVPAAVPLVQRGGPTERWLEQAGTATYESVQFIAGPPTRYLHNGSPWMVDPARAGGGCAVNLAPHFVDLFLRGSHVDTVAVRAAMSSTLHGGSVEDYASLTLTAPNGAIATIEVGYAFPGSPLKRHCAFLRIGPSGAATIWADGSASFTDTSGATRTELIDVDSDPLYAPFVDAVADSLGDGFAGLPSLADLEATMTVIWDAYAYAEQGGANVDTQH, encoded by the coding sequence ATGACCCGGCCGAAGACCGTCATCGTCAGCCCCACCCACTGGCATGTGCCGCTCTACGCCGACCGGATAGCGGCGCGCTGCGAGGTGGTCGGTGTGAGCGACCCCGACACCGCGGGGGCGACACCGTTCGCGGAGCTGTGGGACGCGCCTCTCCATTCCGACTGGCGCCAGCTGCTGTGCGAGCATCAGGACGCCGAGCTGGCCTACGTGTTCGCCGCCCACGACACCATGCGCGAGGTGTGTCTGGCGCTGATCGAGCTGCAGATCCCGTTCGTGGTCGAGAAGCCGGCCGGCATCTCCCTGCACCAGCTCTCCGAGATCCGGCAGGCCGCGGAGGCCGCGGAGGTGCCCGCCGCCGTGCCGCTCGTGCAGCGCGGAGGGCCCACCGAGCGGTGGCTCGAGCAGGCCGGAACCGCCACCTACGAGAGCGTCCAGTTCATCGCCGGTCCGCCGACGCGTTATCTCCACAACGGCAGCCCCTGGATGGTGGATCCGGCGCGTGCCGGCGGTGGGTGCGCCGTCAACCTGGCACCGCACTTCGTCGACCTGTTCCTCCGCGGCAGTCACGTGGACACGGTCGCCGTCAGGGCGGCGATGTCGAGCACGCTGCACGGCGGCTCCGTGGAGGATTACGCCTCCCTCACCCTGACCGCACCGAACGGCGCCATCGCGACCATCGAGGTCGGATACGCCTTCCCCGGATCGCCGCTGAAGCGGCACTGCGCCTTCTTACGCATTGGGCCATCCGGTGCGGCGACGATCTGGGCCGACGGCAGCGCGAGCTTCACCGACACCTCCGGGGCGACACGCACGGAGCTCATCGATGTCGACAGCGATCCGCTGTACGCACCGTTCGTGGACGCTGTCGCCGACTCGCTGGGGGACGGATTCGCGGGGCTTCCAAGCCTCGCCGATCTGGAGGCGACCATGACGGTGATCTGGGACGCTTATGCCTATGCAGAGCAAGGGGGAGCTAATGTCGATACCCAGCATTGA
- a CDS encoding Gfo/Idh/MocA family protein — protein MTETPVTRVAVIGAAGWAGSRHVYAFHELGADVAALVDPSPRVLDLAERVGARVLASAAELNPTELDLVVVSLPSSIQPEVTADLVRRGFRVLVEKPIGSSAENAAILRDVPGIDEALMVGYTLHQHPGALKLAEWASTATVVSVGVRSAARKLTLDSWRVAPEEGGVAVVNGIHAIEFVSSLFPGEVSVLSSYGSDGLHGASVPDYAAATLHFADGPLFRLESYWNPWNHTSGLNRDDWFLEIDVIAREGRRVWSNWELHAWDRHGSETVEYLPEVDLFLAQAEAALRFARGGKPPVGYSQALRATELADEIVARARITA, from the coding sequence ATGACCGAGACTCCTGTCACACGGGTTGCCGTCATCGGCGCCGCGGGGTGGGCCGGCAGCAGGCACGTCTACGCCTTCCACGAACTGGGCGCCGATGTCGCCGCCCTCGTCGATCCCTCACCACGGGTTCTGGACCTCGCCGAGAGGGTGGGCGCCCGAGTCCTGGCCTCCGCAGCCGAGCTGAACCCGACCGAGCTCGACCTGGTCGTCGTCTCGCTGCCCAGCAGCATCCAGCCCGAGGTGACCGCCGACCTCGTGCGCCGCGGATTCCGGGTGCTCGTCGAGAAGCCGATCGGCTCGTCGGCCGAGAACGCCGCGATCCTCCGCGACGTTCCGGGCATCGACGAAGCTCTGATGGTGGGCTACACCCTGCACCAGCATCCCGGAGCGCTAAAGCTGGCCGAGTGGGCCTCCACCGCGACCGTGGTCAGCGTCGGCGTGCGTTCAGCCGCCCGCAAGCTCACTCTCGACTCGTGGCGCGTCGCTCCCGAAGAGGGCGGGGTCGCGGTCGTGAACGGCATCCACGCGATCGAATTCGTGTCCTCGCTGTTCCCCGGCGAAGTATCCGTGCTCAGCAGCTACGGCAGCGACGGCCTCCACGGGGCGTCCGTCCCCGACTACGCCGCCGCGACCCTGCACTTCGCCGACGGTCCGCTCTTCCGGCTCGAGAGCTACTGGAACCCGTGGAACCACACCTCGGGACTGAACCGTGACGACTGGTTCCTCGAGATCGACGTGATCGCCCGCGAAGGGCGTCGCGTGTGGTCGAACTGGGAGCTCCACGCCTGGGACCGCCACGGCTCCGAGACGGTCGAGTACCTCCCCGAGGTCGACCTGTTCCTCGCCCAGGCCGAAGCCGCTCTCCGCTTCGCGCGGGGTGGAAAGCCCCCCGTCGGATACAGTCAGGCACTCCGGGCGACCGAACTGGCCGACGAGATCGTCGCCCGGGCGAGGATCACCGCATGA
- a CDS encoding carbohydrate ABC transporter permease translates to MTTSQLTRRRRRPRKILAAVPGWIFIVLAAAVVLPPVAWILSTALKPEADTIQFPPEWIPNPITFDAFAGLLTSTNVRFFINSLIYAGGSIVLALVICIPAAYVATRNRSRRMETVMTGILVLSMVPAIVVFIALYSMFVKTALINTYPMLIVVYTAIICGQTILFLRNFIENIPLEIEEAAAIDGCNRFQILWRIVLPLIRPGIAAIAIFIFVFVWNDFLVGTVLATSEDMKTVQNGIVRYVTTGFGNFWALFSAFVVVAFLPVLGVFAAFQRWFIAGMTSGGVKG, encoded by the coding sequence GTGACCACCAGCCAGCTCACGCGCCGCCGGCGGCGGCCCCGAAAGATCCTCGCCGCCGTCCCCGGGTGGATCTTCATCGTGCTCGCCGCGGCGGTCGTGCTCCCACCCGTTGCGTGGATCCTCTCCACGGCCCTCAAGCCCGAAGCCGACACCATCCAGTTTCCCCCGGAGTGGATCCCCAACCCCATCACCTTCGATGCGTTCGCCGGGCTGCTGACCTCCACCAACGTCCGGTTCTTCATCAACTCCCTCATCTACGCCGGCGGCTCCATCGTGCTGGCACTGGTGATCTGCATCCCGGCCGCCTACGTGGCCACGCGCAACAGGAGCCGGCGGATGGAGACCGTCATGACCGGCATCCTGGTGCTCTCGATGGTGCCGGCGATCGTCGTCTTCATCGCCCTGTACTCGATGTTCGTCAAGACGGCGCTGATCAACACCTACCCAATGCTGATCGTGGTCTACACCGCCATCATCTGCGGCCAGACGATCCTGTTCCTCCGCAACTTCATCGAGAACATCCCCCTCGAGATCGAAGAGGCCGCCGCCATCGACGGATGCAACAGGTTCCAGATCCTCTGGCGGATCGTGCTCCCCCTCATCCGGCCGGGCATCGCCGCGATCGCGATCTTCATCTTCGTGTTCGTCTGGAACGACTTCCTGGTGGGAACCGTCCTCGCGACCAGCGAAGACATGAAGACCGTGCAGAACGGCATCGTGCGATACGTGACGACCGGCTTCGGAAACTTCTGGGCGCTGTTCTCTGCCTTCGTCGTCGTCGCGTTCCTGCCGGTGCTCGGCGTGTTCGCCGCGTTCCAGCGCTGGTTCATCGCGGGCATGACCTCGGGAGGGGTGAAGGGATGA
- a CDS encoding carbohydrate ABC transporter permease, whose amino-acid sequence MVAVFLFVFVGPLFYTAWTALHETNYYQIGEFSGLNSFTKLFSDPSLLGQIGTTLVFSLGALSIALPAGLISAIVLNNLHRCKRTVRSLFLLPWLMSQATAGTIWLWFLNPNFGPATAITNALGFGPTDVFSTPTAALIAVTLITAWWSYPQAMLLFLGALQTIPEELRESLKMDGGGVWRGFTSITLPYLRNTIISVIVVLLMLYVQMVTIILVTTRGGPLGATETLSMRVYNQTFNDFDLSGASATALLLFAVNTVLTLVAIRFRRKEAL is encoded by the coding sequence GTGGTGGCCGTCTTCCTCTTCGTCTTCGTCGGCCCGCTGTTCTACACGGCGTGGACGGCTCTGCACGAGACGAACTACTACCAGATCGGCGAGTTCTCCGGTCTGAACTCCTTCACGAAGCTGTTCTCCGACCCCAGTCTGCTGGGACAGATCGGCACCACACTGGTCTTCTCCCTCGGCGCTCTGAGCATCGCTCTCCCTGCCGGCCTCATCTCCGCGATCGTGCTCAACAACCTGCACAGGTGCAAGCGCACCGTCCGCAGTCTGTTCCTCCTGCCGTGGTTGATGTCGCAGGCCACCGCCGGCACGATCTGGCTGTGGTTCCTGAACCCCAACTTCGGTCCCGCCACCGCCATCACGAACGCGCTCGGCTTCGGACCCACCGACGTCTTCTCCACGCCGACCGCGGCTCTGATCGCTGTCACCCTGATCACCGCCTGGTGGTCCTACCCGCAGGCGATGCTGCTGTTCCTCGGAGCGCTGCAGACGATCCCCGAGGAGCTCCGCGAGAGCCTGAAGATGGACGGCGGCGGGGTGTGGCGAGGATTCACCAGCATCACCCTCCCCTACCTCCGCAACACGATCATCTCCGTCATCGTCGTCTTACTCATGCTCTACGTGCAGATGGTCACGATCATCCTCGTCACCACACGAGGTGGGCCGCTGGGTGCCACCGAGACCCTCTCCATGCGGGTCTACAACCAGACATTCAACGACTTCGACCTCTCGGGGGCGTCCGCGACAGCCTTGCTGCTGTTCGCCGTCAACACCGTCCTCACCCTGGTCGCGATCCGGTTCCGACGTAAGGAAGCCCTGTGA
- a CDS encoding ABC transporter substrate-binding protein, translating to MINKRWGLALASAAMASLLLAGCSDTSTSDPSSDGPVTISYWDFLDPSQDNPRSNALKENIANFEAANPNITVDLSVVSLGDMLNRLPQAAAAGQAPDVFKMFTPQVPQMAAAGAYAPLPEAASQITDWLRPTDALEGPDGKQVAVPYEYRTCALYYNQKILDQIGATVPTTYDEVVDVAGKAAAAGYTGFGTGFSDTDNSAIISTFFDCFMSQVDQEIWNGDGDPDFATEKGAEFGDFLADLRDAGGMGTSVVSDSYSTVTDGLTNGTVAMAVLGSERVVTLATGNPDVKWTSLPMASTGDTKGSTFGWTLGMGNGTKNADAAWKFIEYMTGPEAGAVMATGGEVPTREATYEQPFFSTPEADTVNKIADYVENESEPHTYSDDWIAIATGLANAGQQLYLNGISGSEFIKAAQDAASK from the coding sequence ATGATCAACAAGCGATGGGGCTTGGCGCTGGCCAGCGCAGCGATGGCCAGCCTCCTGCTGGCTGGATGCTCCGATACCTCGACCTCCGACCCCAGCTCCGACGGCCCCGTGACCATCTCGTACTGGGACTTCCTCGACCCCAGTCAGGACAACCCGCGGTCGAATGCCCTGAAGGAGAACATCGCCAACTTCGAGGCGGCGAACCCGAACATCACGGTCGATCTGTCAGTCGTGTCGCTGGGCGACATGCTGAACCGTCTCCCGCAGGCCGCGGCGGCGGGTCAGGCACCGGACGTGTTCAAGATGTTCACCCCGCAGGTGCCGCAGATGGCGGCCGCGGGTGCGTACGCCCCCCTTCCGGAAGCGGCCTCGCAGATCACTGACTGGCTCCGTCCCACAGACGCACTGGAGGGGCCGGACGGCAAGCAGGTCGCCGTGCCGTACGAGTACCGCACCTGTGCGCTCTACTACAACCAGAAGATCCTCGACCAGATCGGGGCGACGGTGCCGACGACCTACGACGAGGTCGTCGATGTGGCGGGCAAGGCGGCCGCCGCCGGGTACACCGGCTTCGGCACCGGGTTCTCGGACACCGACAACTCAGCCATCATCAGCACCTTCTTCGACTGCTTCATGAGCCAGGTCGACCAGGAGATCTGGAACGGCGACGGCGACCCCGACTTCGCCACAGAGAAGGGCGCCGAGTTCGGCGACTTCCTCGCCGACCTCCGCGATGCAGGCGGCATGGGAACCAGCGTCGTGTCGGACAGCTACTCCACCGTCACCGACGGGCTCACCAACGGCACCGTCGCGATGGCCGTGCTCGGAAGCGAACGCGTCGTGACCTTGGCGACCGGCAACCCCGACGTGAAGTGGACCTCCCTTCCGATGGCCTCCACCGGCGACACGAAGGGCTCCACCTTCGGCTGGACCCTCGGCATGGGCAACGGAACCAAGAACGCCGACGCGGCCTGGAAGTTCATCGAGTACATGACCGGGCCCGAGGCCGGTGCCGTCATGGCCACGGGCGGCGAGGTGCCCACCCGGGAAGCCACCTATGAGCAGCCCTTCTTCTCGACCCCTGAGGCCGACACGGTGAACAAGATCGCCGACTACGTCGAGAACGAGAGCGAACCGCACACGTACTCGGACGACTGGATCGCCATCGCCACCGGACTGGCGAACGCCGGCCAGCAGCTGTACCTGAACGGCATCTCCGGCAGCGAGTTCATCAAGGCCGCCCAGGACGCGGCCAGCAAGTAG
- a CDS encoding DeoR/GlpR family DNA-binding transcription regulator, translated as MIRAQLVTHGSVRSADLADELGVSSVTIRRDLTELQRAGLVELVYGGARLAGGHVPPSDRRQRVSVEVEAKSAIAASAAALVTAGSVIYLDSGTTCAAMIPHLRRLDSLTVVTTDLTTAVELASSAPHLAVVMAPGNVDPSTLSAVGELLTEFLAGFAFDSVFISASGWDPNLGATTGDLDYAVAKRAVVARARESYLLVDASKFGASAPFVIHALPRFDAVVTDSGLSAEEHSRLSEADVRTIVASI; from the coding sequence ATGATCCGAGCGCAACTCGTGACCCATGGTTCCGTGCGCTCCGCCGATCTGGCCGACGAGCTCGGGGTGTCGAGCGTCACCATCCGGCGAGATCTCACCGAGTTGCAGCGCGCCGGCCTCGTCGAGCTCGTCTACGGCGGGGCCCGTCTGGCAGGCGGACACGTTCCCCCCAGCGATCGACGGCAGCGCGTCTCGGTCGAGGTCGAGGCGAAGAGCGCCATCGCCGCGTCAGCCGCCGCACTCGTCACGGCCGGGAGCGTGATCTACCTCGACTCCGGCACCACGTGCGCCGCGATGATCCCGCACCTGCGCCGGTTGGACTCGCTCACCGTCGTCACGACCGATCTCACCACCGCGGTGGAGCTGGCATCCTCCGCGCCTCACCTCGCCGTGGTGATGGCACCGGGAAACGTCGATCCGTCGACGCTGTCCGCCGTGGGCGAGCTCCTGACCGAGTTCCTCGCCGGATTCGCCTTCGATTCGGTCTTCATCAGCGCCAGCGGGTGGGACCCGAACCTGGGCGCCACCACGGGCGACCTTGACTACGCGGTGGCCAAGCGGGCTGTGGTGGCCCGGGCGCGAGAGTCGTATCTACTCGTCGACGCCAGCAAGTTCGGGGCCTCGGCTCCGTTCGTCATCCATGCCCTCCCGAGATTCGACGCCGTCGTCACCGACAGTGGCCTGAGCGCCGAGGAGCACTCCCGCCTCAGCGAGGCGGACGTCAGAACCATCGTCGCCTCGATCTGA
- a CDS encoding bifunctional 4-hydroxy-2-oxoglutarate aldolase/2-dehydro-3-deoxy-phosphogluconate aldolase, which yields MHRKLRTLNQIVEDGTIAIVRLDDADEAFRASEAAIAGGIRAIEVTLSTPGALKVIERLVEQHGSEVSIGAGTVLDAPSAYASISAGASFLVSPHLSREMIRTANRYQVPTVSGAYSPTEIVESVEEGADIVKLFPAEIGPDYVRAVLAPLAHVALMPAGGVSTQNAKTWFDAGVAAVGVGSAITKAARPDGDYSRVTAAATAFLTAVREARLT from the coding sequence ATGCACCGCAAACTCCGCACCCTGAACCAGATCGTCGAAGACGGCACAATTGCCATCGTTCGACTCGACGACGCCGATGAGGCGTTCCGGGCGTCCGAGGCGGCAATCGCGGGAGGCATCCGCGCGATCGAGGTCACCCTCTCCACCCCCGGTGCGCTCAAGGTCATCGAACGTCTCGTCGAACAGCACGGCTCCGAGGTGTCTATCGGGGCCGGAACGGTGCTCGACGCTCCGAGCGCCTACGCATCCATCTCGGCCGGAGCGTCCTTCCTGGTCAGTCCCCACCTCAGCCGCGAGATGATTCGCACCGCGAACCGCTACCAGGTGCCGACCGTCAGCGGCGCCTATTCCCCCACCGAGATCGTCGAATCGGTGGAGGAGGGCGCCGATATCGTGAAGCTCTTCCCCGCGGAGATTGGCCCCGACTACGTGCGCGCTGTGCTCGCACCGCTGGCGCACGTCGCACTCATGCCCGCCGGAGGGGTCAGCACCCAGAACGCCAAGACCTGGTTCGATGCCGGCGTCGCGGCGGTGGGGGTCGGTAGCGCCATCACGAAGGCAGCTCGACCCGACGGTGACTACAGCCGCGTCACCGCGGCTGCCACGGCGTTTCTGACCGCCGTTCGAGAAGCGCGCCTGACATGA